GCCGACCAAATTGCCATGGTCGCCCAGTCCCTCGGCTACACCTCCGAAAGCGCCTTTAGCAACGCCTTTAAGCGCGAAACCGGCCTGTCGCCCAAAGCATGGCGTAACGCCGCCCGCAACACGGTAAGTTGAGAATAAAAAAACGCCGCACAATGGCGGCGTTTATGTAGCCAGCGTTCTGGCCACTTTGCTTTAACGATTAAAAACCGTATTTCACGCCAATCATCGCGGATGTGTCGTGGTAGCCTTTATCGCCGATTTGCTGTGCAACGCCGCCCCACATGTTGAGGTCATGGGTAATCTGCCCCTGCACGCCAAGTTTGAGCTGGCCAATGTTGCGGGCCCCCTCTTCATTGAGCAGTTTATCCCCCATTCTCACGCCAAAGTTTTTGGTGTTATGCAGCCAGTCCGCTTCCACGTAAGGCTTGAACTCACGCCCTTTGCCGTCGTCCTCTTGACGATGGCCGCGCAGGTAGAGCCGCACGCCAAGGCGAGATTGCAGGTTGCCCTGCCCGCTGTCCTGCACGCGAGTGCCGTTAGCTTCCGTATGTTCAGCGCTGTGCACGCCCATCCAGGTCAGCTGCGCCTGAGGTTCAAGATAGACAGCCTGACGCTGGCTTTCGCTCAGCAGCATGTTGTAGCCGCTTTCCAGCGAAGCGGTGAAGCCGCGACTTTTGTAATCCTCGTTTTGCAAATCGTCACCGCTGACGTGGTTGTTAAACCAGTTGTACATCACCCAGCCGTCCACATAGACCCCTTCACGGGAAACAGCGTTCTGGTACCAGGTACCGTAAGCCCCGACGCTGTAACCGTCCATTTCTGACTCAGAGCTATAGCCGGTCAAATTTGAACGTGAGTTACCCTGCACGTTGCCATAGCCTGCCATCAAGCCCGCCCCCCAGCGGTCGGTCTGATTGCTGGTGCCGTGCAGGAATTCGTTCCCCATCTGCGCGACATAGCGATTGGCGCTGGAGTTAATCTGGCCTTCCCCGGTATGGAAGCGGTTCTGCCCGCCTTCCTGACGCAGCCAGAAAGTACTGCGGGCCATGCCGCGCTCATCCAGTGGCGCACGGTATTCGGTGGCGCCTTCACGGTCATCCAGCGTCAGGTTAAACAGCGTATTCGCCGCCGTCAGGTTCACCAGATAGCTGCCAGCCTCAGGCCGATAAACCGGCACCGGCTCCGGTTCCGTTGGTTTCACCGGAGGCAGATTACTCATTGAAGTCAGATACCAGTTCTGCCCTTTCTGCACCAGGCTATAATCCCACGCCCCGGCGACAATACGCCCTGACTGGGTAAACGCCCCCGACGCGGAGTCGCCGCCCACGGTCACCACTTCAATGCCCTGCTCGGTTTGCGCGCCCTGGCCGCCGACATTACTCACGTTGAGCACGGTAGCGCCGGAAGTTGCCCCCTGAATCACCAGCTTGTCCGTGACGGAAGCGTCATCCCCCAACACGGTATTGACGTTCAACTGGCTGTCGGTGCCCCCGATGTAGTCGCCGCTAACATTAAGACGGTTGCCGGTAATGTTAGCGCTACGGGAGAGATTAACGATCCCGCTGTTATCCAGATCGCCATTTATCGTGAAACTGGCGGCGTCATCATTCCCCTGCAGCGGGCTGCCGACGGTCAGAGTGCTACCCGTTTCCAGCGTGGCCGCGCCGATACTCCCCGTCCCGGAGAGCAGGGTTGCGCTCTTAGCCGTGACATCACTGACCAAAGATCCCGTCACGTCCAGGCTACCTTCCGCCGGCGTGGTCGCACCGGTGTATGTGCTGTCGCCGGTCATGGTCAGCATCCCGCTGCCTAGCTTGGTCAGGTCGCCGCTCCCGGTCACGCCCTGATTGAGGGTGGTATTGAATCCCTGGGTGTCCAGCGTACCGCCCCCGCTTTCCAGCGTGATGGGGCGGTCTAAATCAAAGCTATTAGTTACCTGCAGCGTACCGCCGTCGAAGGTTAACAGACTGCTATCGGATCCCAGCGCGCCGTTCTGCGCAATCTGTAAGATGCCGTCATACAAAGTCCAGGGCGTGGCCGCCGCCGTGGTGTTGTTCAACACCCAGGTGCTGGCTCCCGTTTTATGGAAGTGCTCGAAGCCCTGGTACTGGGCACTGTCGCCAATATTGGCGGCATCAAACTGGCTGGCAGAGTCACCGCCCAAAATAAGCGTGTCGTCACCGGCCGTAGCCTGCACGGTGCCCTGGACGTTATAACCCGCCCTGAGCTCCAGGGAGTTTGTCCCGCCGGTGAACACAATAGCCTGCGAGCGGTTTTGCCCGTCGAAATCCATCCCTCCGGTGATTGTCCCGCTGTTGACGATGGTCATATCGCTGCCGCTGATCCCGACCCCGCCGGCACCAACATCTCCCACCCCGTTAATAGCACCTGCTGTACCAGGCTCTCCACCGTTACCGCCGGAAATCGTACCGGTATTAACAACGCTGCCGCCACCGGAGGTAATGCTGATCCCGGCGCCGCCGGCCCCGCCAGCATCCCCGCCGCCGCCGCCTCCACGGTTACCCGTCCCGCCGAGGATATCGCCATTATTTATGACCTGGCCGCCCGCGCCAATCAGCACGCCGCTCCCGCCTTCACCGCCGCTGCCGCCGTGGCTGGTATCCCCCCCGCTGCCGCCCCCGGTTCCCCCCAGGCCGCCGGTGATGCTGGCGCCAGCGTCGTTGGTCAGCGTGCCGTTGCCTTCGATGGACAAGCCGTTCCCGCCTTTTGCGCCGGTGCCGCCGTCGGACGTGGGGCTGTTACCGTTAGCCCCCGCGCCGCCATTACCCCCCACAAACGCGCCGTGGTTCGTCACATTCCCGGCTCCGACAATAGAGACCGCATCACCACCAGCCCCGCCTACGCCGCCACCGCCGGCAGAATCATCCCCGCCTTTACCACCGGTCACGACGCCGCTGGACTCATTAATCACGTCCCCGCCGCCATTGATTTCAATCCCGGTGCCGCCGGCACCGGAATCGCCGCCCTGAGAGGTACTTAAGTTGCCGCTACCGCCGCCGCGATTGCCAAGGCCACCGGTCACTTCGCCGAAGTTACTGACGCTGCCGCCACCTTCAAGCTCGATCCCGCTCCCACCTTTACCGCCGTCGCCGCCGTCCCCGCCGGTCAGGTTATCCCCGCTACTGTTGGAGTTCCCGCCGCCGCCGGTACCGGCATTGCCGCCGACGATATGGCCGCCGCTGTTATTGATGACCTTGCCGCTGCCCTCTACGGTGATCCCGCTCCCGCCATTACCGCCCGCAGAACCATAACCCACAACGCCGGTGCCCTGGCCAGACTCAACCGCCCCGCCGTTACCGCCGTCGCCGCCGTCGCCGCCCAGAATGCTGCCGCTGTTGGTTATCGTACTGGTGCCGCTCAGCCAGACCCCGCTCCCGCCGTCAGCCGCCTCACCGCCACTGCCCCCCACGCCGGTCACATTTTCGTTGTCTTCGGTATCGGCGTTAGCCGCCAGGCCGCCAGTCGCGCCATGCCCACCGGCAATCGTCCCGGTGTTAGTCACACTCCCGCCCTGGGTCAGCATGACACCGTCCCCTCCCGCACCGCCTGCCCCGCCACTGCCGCCGTGGAGGGTTTCGCCCGCTTCGGTCTGATCGTTCGCCGTGGCGCTCCCGGTGTTTCCCCCGTTGCCTCCATCGCCCCCGGTGATCGAGCCGCCATTGGTGTAGCTGCCCGCCCCGGTGATCAACACCCCGGCACCGCCGTCTCCGCCGTCGCCACCATTCCCCCCGTTACCCGCCTCGGGAACATCTGTGGTATTGCTGCCGCCGTTGCCTCCCCGGCCGCCGTTACCGCCTTTAATATCGCCGCTATTGTCACCGCTGCTGCCGTTCAGAACTTTCCCGGCAGAACCCCCGCCGCCGCCGCCGCCAGCGGAACCGTTGCCGGTAGTGGTGGAACCATCAGACTGGTGACCCTCCCCACCGGTTGCGGTGCCTGCGGGCAGCGAATTGGTTACGCCGTCAACGCTACCTGCGCCCCCATTCTCACCCTGGCTGCTGCTTTGCCCGCGATCCCCGGCCCCGCCATTACCGCCGTTGCCGCCGATACCGGTTGTAGTGTCCATTGTACCGCCCCCGCCGCCCTGAGCGCTGTCAGAAGCGGTAGCCGGGCCACCGGCCTGGCCATCGGCGGCAAATGTTAGCTGAGGGAAAGTACTTAATAAGGCGGCACCGATAGCTGTGGCAATCAAACGTCGCTTACCAGGGTTCTGTAATATATGGGGCATTTCCGTCCTCTTTAACTCTGCGGAGTTGTATTGATTCGAAATAGCAGAAACAGGCGTGCAACAATTTATTTAAAATTGCCTTCGGGTTTTAAAAGACGAGCGAAAATAACTTTCAAATGAAAGTAGAATTCATTTAAAAACTATTCTCGTGTTAAAAAAATGTAATTACAAAAACACCCAGATGGCGACAAAATTAACCTTTCACGGCTATCTCTTTCATGGATAAAATTCATTTCGGTGACTAATTTTAACACCATGAAAATAGACTTAAGTAAAATTAAATTGTATTACAATTTGATTTAGCGCATAGAACGAATAATCAGCGGAATTTCATTGAGAATATAAGTCGATAAAACCAGACAAGAGACAAGACATAAGATGTTGTTTTAACTAGAATTAACATCAAGGGCAGCATGAGGAAATGAAATTTAGAAAAACAGTGATTTACAGATTAATCCTATTAGCGAATTAACCTCAATTGTATTTTTGAAAGTAAAAACTGCATTTTGTCATCAAAAAATATTCACAAAAGACCCTACTTTAAATAGAACAAATATGCCACCACGATGTGGTGACAAGATAAAAACCCTCTATCTAATATTTTGTAAATGCGTCGCAATACCCCATTTAACCAATTCGATACAATCAGACTCAATATTCATGATGCTATAACTGCAGTTTTGATGCCCATATTTCCTGAGATCGTCGGTAATTAAAGCATCTTTCAATTGCCAGATGGCAACTTCCAAAGCATGGCCATGGCTCACCATAATAACAGTGTCATTATGGTGCCGTTTATTGAGCTCTTTCAGGCAGGAAAACAGCCGATGACTAACGTTATCCAGGCCTTCACCCGAAGAGATAGCCCGCTGCGGATCCCCCGATAGCAGGGCGTCAAATAACTCAGGATGCTGTTTTTGCGCCTCCGTAGCTTTCATCCCCTGAAGCAGCCCAAAATCACGTTCTTGCAGACGTTCATCCACGGTTATCAAACTGCGCAATTCTCTGGCCAGCACGCTCGCCGTGCCCTGGGCACGCCGCGCTGGTGAGGCGTAGATATGTGCGACGGAAAAATCGGCCAGGGCGGTAGCCAGCGCAAAGCTTTGCCGCAGCCCCCGCGCAGTGAGCTGGCTCTCCAGCCTTCCCTGAATAATGCCCTGCTGGTTCCCCTCGCTTTCGCCATGCCGTACCAGAATTGCCCGCACGCTCTTTCCTTTGTTAAAAATTTAATTTAGCATTTACTAAATTTAGAGTTATCTAAAGTAAAAACCATGACACCTGAACTTTACCAGCTCCAGTCCAGTGCGGATGACGCCGCAAAACTGCTAAAAGCCATGAGCAATCCCCGGCGTTTGCTGATCCTATGCCTGCTGCTCGACTCCCCAGGCACCGGGGCCGGAGAGCTGGCTGCTGCCGCAGGATTAAGCCCATCTGCAACTTCCCAACACCTGACGAAAATGAAGGATGAAGGACTCATAGAGCACCAGCGCAACGCTCAGCGAGTGCTCTACTTCATCAAAGATAGCGCAGTACGCGAAGTGATTGCGACGCTGAAAACCATTTACTGCCCCTAAGGAATAACCATGACTATTTCGTCCATCTTGCCAGAAGAAGCGAAAAAGCTTATTGCCAGCGGCGCCGCGCTGATCGATATTCGTGAACCGGATGAGCATGCCCGTGAAAACATTCCCGAAGCACATCTGATGCCGCTTTCAGCCATTGAAAACGGCGCCAGGCTGGGGCCGCTCGATCCGCACGACGTAGTGATTTTCCACTGCCAGTCCGGGATGCGTTCCTCCCAGCACGCTGAAAAGCTGGCGGCGCTTGCCGAACCGGCCCAGGTCATGCTGCTGGCAGGCGGCCTTGAGGCATGGAAAAAAGGCGGACAGGAGGTTCTGGCGGACAAAAGTCAGCCTCTGCCAATAATGCGGCAGGTACAGATTGTCGCGGGTACGTTAATCCTGCTGGGGATTGTGCTCGGGTACGCGGTTAATAACGGATTTTTCCTGCTTTCCGGCTTTGTCGGCGCAGGTCTACTGTTTGCAGGTGCCACCGGATTTTGCGGTATGGCGCGTTTACTTGCCTGGCTGCCCTGGAACCGGCGCTAGCCTATCCTGCTTTATCCGCCTTGATTTCTGATCTATGGTTATCAGGCGGCAAAACCGCATTAAATTCCCTTAGCATTCAGAGGTTTTTCTATGTTTAAACCAGGTGATGTGGTTCAGCCCAAGCAGGGCGGTCCTAAGCTGCAGGTGGTTGAGGTTCAGGGCGAGGATCTGATTTGCGTCCCGGCCGCAACCTTAGGCGCGGATAAACTGACGCTGAAGGCAGATTCGGTTTCGCTGTATCAGGAAGAAGGCGATTTCGGCGTTTGCTGATCAATAAAAAAACGGCGTGAGGTTAATCACGCCGTTCTTCTCAATAAAAGTGCCCCTATCCTTGTCGTCGCCATTCATAAACAACCGGGCACGGCGGCAATCCAGGCCAGCAATCAATAGCCCTTCTCATAACCCGCAAAGAAACATCGAACCACTACGTCCGCGTTGACCTCTTTAAGGAAGTCAGCCACCGACTCTTTATCCAGCTGATAGCGACGAGTCAGCACCCCGGCCTCCCAGGCGGCACGCTGGCGATCGCCGGTCTGCTCGGCCATATGGTGAGTAAAGCCCAGCACAAAACCGCGTTTGTAATCAGAACAAAAGCGCTCCACGTTAACCGCGCTGTCGGCCTGCCGGGCTTTCATTCCGGCCATCAGGCCCTTACCAAAATGGTTATCCATCAGCGACTCCTCATCACTCGCTATATAAATAATTATATAACGATTTGACGGGGGATGGGTATCCCTAAAACCCAGGGTTTTTGGGGGATTTAGTGCTTTAAGCTGCCGTTAAACCATCTTATTGATAAGCAATGAAAAATTAAAAATAGAACCACAAAATCAGGAAATGCCAGCGGCAAAGTGTGTTTCAACGCACTTTATCGACAAAAACCCTATAAATAAAAATTTATAGCTAATTGATGAAATCAATGCAGTGACATACTCTACTCTCAATAAATTACATGATTCATAACACTACCATTTAGCCTAAAAAGTAGCGCAAGCGACTACTTTTAAACCGGAGTCAACATTATGTTTTCCCCTGAGTCACGCTTGCGCCATGCAGCCGCAGATATTTTTGCAATGGTCGTGTATTGCTCGGTAGTGAACATGATGATTGAGATCTTTCTCTCAGGCATGACCTTCGAGCAGTCGCTCTCTTCCCGCCTGGTCGCCGTGCCGGTGAACATTATTATCGCCTGGCCCTATGGCTTCTATCGCGATGCCTTTATGCGCACCGCGCGTCGCCTGACCCCGGCCAGTTGGGCGAAAAATCTGGCGGACGTGTTGGCTTACGTCACCTTCCAGTCCCCGGTTTATGTGGTGATTTTATGGAGCGTAGGCGCTGACTGGCACCAGATTGTGGCTGCCGTGACGTCGAACCTGCTGGTATCGATGATGATGGGTGCCGCTTACGGCTACTTCCTGGATTTCTGCCGCCGTCTGTTTCGCGTCAGCGGTCAGATAGGTGTGAAAGCGGGCGCCTGAGTCCCGGCTCTCAAGGGCGACTGGCCTGAAAGCCAGTCGTTCGCTTATTCAGACTCGCCAAATAACCCTGTCAGGTATCTTTCCAGCGCAATACGGGAACTGAAGCCGTGCGGAATACCGTAGTGTTCGTGCGTTTCGCCAGCAAGATAGAGCGGAAACTGCTGGTAGTGATCGCAGGTTTTCATCTCTGAAGCCGGTTCGGCCAGCGACTGGCTGCGCTCTCTAAGAGTAGGGTGAATAATCAGGGCGGTGCGCCCCATGCGGGCTTCGCGGTTAACGTAAACATAATTCTCACCCCGACGATAGCCGTAGGTTTTTGCTGTTACCACATCCATGGTAAAACCCGATTTCTCAAGCACTCGGGCCACCTCATCCGGTCGTAAATACATAGATTTTCCTCGTCATCATTTACTGCATCGCAACCATACAATAAGCAGCATTGACAACGCTTTCGGAATTGTCCAGAAAGGTCAGCGAAGGCTTTGAGTCGCCCCATAACTAAAATCCATGGTCTACACTTAGCGGTACATCTTAGAAAGGGAGACAATAATGGCTAGCCGAGCAAACAAAAATAACGTTGACGATCAGGTAGACGAAATCAATAACGATGTCAGCCAGCTGGCGGATACGCTGGAAGATGTACTGAAGTCCTTCGGTAGTGACGCAAAAGATGAAGTTGATGCCGCACGTAAAAAAGCTGAAGCGCTTCTGAAAGAAACCCGGGCACGTATCAACGGCAATCAGGGTCGTGTGAAGCAGGCCGCGCGGGATGCCGTTGGCTGCGCAGATTCCTATGTTCGCGACAAACCATGGCAGAGCGTGGGTATTGGTGCGGCGGTGGGTATTTTCCTTGGGGCATTGCTGGTGTCACGCCGCTAACCCCAGGCGTTTAACAGTCGATAAATGAGACTAAATGCGCGTTGTAACCCCGGCTTCTTTCGCCGGGGTTTTTACTTTATGGCCAGCCTCAGCTGTCGCGCATAGCGCTGGGCCATTTCATACGAGGTGATATTGGTAAAGCTCAGCAGCAAACCGCCCGGCCCAGGATGTTCAATCCGCCAGTGACTTAGCGCCTGCACCGCAAGCCCCGCGGATCTGGCTTTATCCGCCACGGGTTTGTCATCCCCTTCGACGCCAATCACCATCTGAATGCCCCCGGCCTGAGGCACAACAACGAACCCCTGTTCGCTCAGTGCCTGCTCAAGCCACAGCCGTCGTTCAGCGTAGCGCTGGCGCATTTTTTTTAAGTGCCGCCAGAAATGCCCCTCCCGCAAGAAGTCGGCAATAGCCTGCTGAATAAGGATCGGGGCGGTACATGGCAGCCTGCTAGCCTGACGCTGAAAATCCTCTACCGCGTGGGAAGGCACGACCAGCCATGCGACTCGCAGGGCCGGAAACATCGATTTGCTGAAAGTCCCCGCGTAAATAACGCGCTGCGGACTGTCCAGGCTTTTTAGCGGCGGCAAGGGTTTGCCGTGGTAGCGAAACTCACTGTCGTAATCATCTTCCACGATCCAGCTTTGTTCCCGGCTGGCCCACTCCAGCAGCGCGTGTCGCCGCGAAAGAGAGAGCGCCACGCCTGACGGGCTTTGGTGTGCGGGCGTCAAAAGTGCAAAACGGGCATCGGGAAAATGGCTTACGCCGTAATCAACCCGCATGCCCTCGTCATCCACGGGGATCGCCCGGATGGCCATTCTGGCTTTTGCAAAATCAGGCCGAACAAAGCGGTAGCCCGGATCTTCCAGCCAGATGCCATCTCCGGGCCGCGCAAGCGTGGCGAGCACCAGGGCGATACCGGCCTGAAACCCAGAGGTAATAAAGATTTGTTCCGGCTGGCAGTCAATACTGCGGGAAAAGCGCAGGTAATCCACAATCGCCTGCTTCAATGAGGCTTCCCCGCTGGGTTCCGGCAGCATAAGATCGAAGCGAGTTTGTTGCCGTAACCGCCGCCCCATCAGCCTGGCCCAAATCGCGCGCGGGAAGAGATCCAGCGCGGGAAGGCCCATCTGAAAAGGCCTGGGCCCGCCCTGTGGATGAGCGGCTGAAAAACTTTGGCTGCCGGGATCGTGCTTCACCGACGGGCTCACGAAGGTGCCCGCCTGCCCACGCCGCTCCAGCCAGCCCTGAGCCACTAAGTCGCCATAGGCGTTCTCAACCGTGGCTCTGGCAACCCCTAACTCCAGCGCCAGAGTCCGACTGGAAGGCAGCCGGCTTCCTGCCGCCAGTTCACCGTTATTTATTGCCTGCTTTAGCTGACGGGCGATTTGCTGGTAGCGTGGCTGAGCCGGATGAGAGGCAACGGTGAGCGGCGCGAGTTTTTGCTTCATGGTCTGGTTTTATAGTTAATTTATGGCTCTCTTTGATAGTCCATCATAGTGGTAAATTGCCCTCACACCAACATGAGGAGCCACACCATGATCGAATTACGTCAGCCTTACTATGAACTCTCCCCTAACGTTATCAAACCGATGCGACAGGCGCTGCAGGGGCTGGAAAATGGCCCACTGAGTAACGAGCTTATTGAGCTGGTTTTCCTCCGTGTTTCGCAAATTAACGGCTGTGCTTATTGCCTGGAGATGCATGCCAAAGCGCTACGTAAATCCGGCGTGGATCAGGTGAAGCTGGACTCGCTGGCGGGCTGGAAAGTTAGCCATCAGTTTACCGAGAAAGAGCGTGCGGCGCTGGCGTGGGCAGAATCGCTCACCCTGATTGCCGAGATCAATGCCGAAGACGACGTGTACCAGCCGCTGTTAGAGTTTTTCAGCGCCGAGGAGATTGTTGATTTGACGCTGGCGGCCAGCATGATGAATGCGTTTAACCGCGTTGCGATTGGGATGCGGCAATAAGCTGGAATTTGTCTTTTAGATACAAACACGTTCTATATGGCCTGCCCAGGCTTAAACCGCAGCGTCGCTTCTGATTTTTTACCCTCACCCTAACCCTCTCCCTTAAAGGGAGAGGGAATAAACAATATTGCATGACATTTTTTCTCCCTCTCCCACAGGGGAGAGGGAAGCGTACGCAATCTATTCTGACCTGTTGTTTTCTCCCTCGCCCTACTCCATCCCAGGAAGGGAGAGGGAATAAACAATATTGCATGACATTTTTTCTCCCTCTCCCCCAGGGGAGAGGGACGGGGTGAGGAGGTATCAGCGGAATGGCGTAATCTCTTTGACATATCCACCATGTGATACTGATTAACTAGTGAACGGAACCTTAACCGCTCTTTCACAGATAGAGGCTCTTTGTGCCGAAGAAGCCCCCCTTCCCCTACACTTTTCAACCCCCTACAAAAAAGATCAAAAACACTATATGTAGAGTGGTTGCAAATTTTATAATCAACATCTAGTATTTCTTTCAGTTAGAACACACTGCCCGCAGTTAACTTTATGCGGCGTTCCATTATTCTAAAGGGAAATACGAATCATGCGCATTACTATTTACACTAAAGAAGACTGCGTTCAATGCCATGCCACAAAACGGGCTATGGAGAGCCGCGGTTTTACTTTCGAGATGGTTAATCTCGATCAGTTTCCTGAGGCGGTCGACGATCTGAAAGCCAAAGGCTTCCGCCAGTTGCCGGTCGTGGTGACCGAAGCAGAAAGCTGGAGCGGTTTTCGCCCGGATATGATCAACCGCCTGTGCGTTGCCGCCGGCGCATGAGCACCCTCGTCTACTTCTCCAGCGAGTCGGAAAATACCCTGCGTTTTATTGAACGCCTTGGGCTGCCCGCCTTGCGCATTCCCCTGGACGTGAAAGCGCGCCTGGAAGTGACGGAACCCTACATTTTAATCGTGCCCAGCTATGGCGGCGGCGGTATTGCCGGAGCGGTACCGCCGCAGGTGATCCGCTTCCTTAACAACCCGAAAAATCGCGCGCTGATCCGCGGCGTGATTGCCAGCGGCAACCGCAACTTTGGCGAAGGTTTTTGCCGGGCCGGGGACGTTATTTCACAGAAATGCCAGGTGCCCTACCTCTACCGTTTTGAGCTACTGGGCACCCCGCAAGACATCGACAACGTGCGTAAGGGAGTAAGCGAATTTTGGCAACGACAGAAGCAGTCCGTTTAGCAACGGAAAGCGTGGACTACCACGCCCTCAACGCCATGCTCAACCTCTATGACAAAGAGGGAAACATCCAGTTTGAGAAAGACAAACAGGCCGTAGAAAGCTTCTTCGCGCAGCACGTCTTGCCGAACACCGTGAGCTTC
This Klebsiella michiganensis DNA region includes the following protein-coding sequences:
- a CDS encoding membrane protein, which gives rise to MASRANKNNVDDQVDEINNDVSQLADTLEDVLKSFGSDAKDEVDAARKKAEALLKETRARINGNQGRVKQAARDAVGCADSYVRDKPWQSVGIGAAVGIFLGALLVSRR
- the nrdI gene encoding ribonucleotide reductase stimulatory protein (in Salmonella NrdI has a stimulatory effect on the ribonucleotide reductase activity of NrdH with NrdEF) translates to MSTLVYFSSESENTLRFIERLGLPALRIPLDVKARLEVTEPYILIVPSYGGGGIAGAVPPQVIRFLNNPKNRALIRGVIASGNRNFGEGFCRAGDVISQKCQVPYLYRFELLGTPQDIDNVRKGVSEFWQRQKQSV
- a CDS encoding transcriptional regulator, which gives rise to MTPELYQLQSSADDAAKLLKAMSNPRRLLILCLLLDSPGTGAGELAAAAGLSPSATSQHLTKMKDEGLIEHQRNAQRVLYFIKDSAVREVIATLKTIYCP
- a CDS encoding alanine transporter, with the translated sequence MFSPESRLRHAAADIFAMVVYCSVVNMMIEIFLSGMTFEQSLSSRLVAVPVNIIIAWPYGFYRDAFMRTARRLTPASWAKNLADVLAYVTFQSPVYVVILWSVGADWHQIVAAVTSNLLVSMMMGAAYGYFLDFCRRLFRVSGQIGVKAGA
- a CDS encoding membrane protein, producing the protein MTISSILPEEAKKLIASGAALIDIREPDEHARENIPEAHLMPLSAIENGARLGPLDPHDVVIFHCQSGMRSSQHAEKLAALAEPAQVMLLAGGLEAWKKGGQEVLADKSQPLPIMRQVQIVAGTLILLGIVLGYAVNNGFFLLSGFVGAGLLFAGATGFCGMARLLAWLPWNRR
- a CDS encoding phosphoglycerate mutase — protein: MRAILVRHGESEGNQQGIIQGRLESQLTARGLRQSFALATALADFSVAHIYASPARRAQGTASVLARELRSLITVDERLQERDFGLLQGMKATEAQKQHPELFDALLSGDPQRAISSGEGLDNVSHRLFSCLKELNKRHHNDTVIMVSHGHALEVAIWQLKDALITDDLRKYGHQNCSYSIMNIESDCIELVKWGIATHLQNIR
- a CDS encoding DeoR faimly transcriptional regulator, with translation MKQKLAPLTVASHPAQPRYQQIARQLKQAINNGELAAGSRLPSSRTLALELGVARATVENAYGDLVAQGWLERRGQAGTFVSPSVKHDPGSQSFSAAHPQGGPRPFQMGLPALDLFPRAIWARLMGRRLRQQTRFDLMLPEPSGEASLKQAIVDYLRFSRSIDCQPEQIFITSGFQAGIALVLATLARPGDGIWLEDPGYRFVRPDFAKARMAIRAIPVDDEGMRVDYGVSHFPDARFALLTPAHQSPSGVALSLSRRHALLEWASREQSWIVEDDYDSEFRYHGKPLPPLKSLDSPQRVIYAGTFSKSMFPALRVAWLVVPSHAVEDFQRQASRLPCTAPILIQQAIADFLREGHFWRHLKKMRQRYAERRLWLEQALSEQGFVVVPQAGGIQMVIGVEGDDKPVADKARSAGLAVQALSHWRIEHPGPGGLLLSFTNITSYEMAQRYARQLRLAIK
- a CDS encoding glutaredoxin, with the protein product MRITIYTKEDCVQCHATKRAMESRGFTFEMVNLDQFPEAVDDLKAKGFRQLPVVVTEAESWSGFRPDMINRLCVAAGA
- a CDS encoding alkylhydroperoxidase, producing the protein MIELRQPYYELSPNVIKPMRQALQGLENGPLSNELIELVFLRVSQINGCAYCLEMHAKALRKSGVDQVKLDSLAGWKVSHQFTEKERAALAWAESLTLIAEINAEDDVYQPLLEFFSAEEIVDLTLAASMMNAFNRVAIGMRQ